In a single window of the Candidatus Margulisiibacteriota bacterium genome:
- a CDS encoding phosphoglucomutase/phosphomannomutase family protein: protein MIKFGTDGWRAQIARDFTFDNVRTVALAFAAAYSGQAGPVVIGYDNRFLSFEFASCAAEAIAEAGLQVLLCDRSCPTPAVSFHVVLNKAAAGVMITASHNPPQWNGFKIKEPYGGSARPDTTKKVESLLGSDPSGSKETGKISTFDPRPDYLKKVRSFVDLELIASSGIKLICDPMHGSGSGYLKAALDGSAEVIELNSGIDPTFGGINPEPIEKNLPLLRKTCRQTRLSGIALDGDADRLAACGSGGAFINTHQVYALLLYHLVENKKLSGSIVKTFNLSRLIDRMADRYGLKVFETPIGFKYIADLMMKEDILMGGEESGGMGIKGHLPERDGVLAAMLLTELMAVKKKPLDRILDDISKEFGLFFYDRLDLHLEEEKKQRLVGLLEKSPPAELAGSKIKEVQRLDGTKFIFGDGSWILFRASGTEPLLRIYSEADAVQKVAGLIEAARSFCLNG, encoded by the coding sequence GTGATAAAGTTCGGTACCGACGGCTGGAGAGCTCAGATCGCAAGGGATTTTACCTTTGACAATGTAAGAACCGTAGCTCTGGCCTTTGCCGCGGCTTATTCTGGACAGGCCGGACCCGTTGTCATAGGTTATGATAACAGGTTCCTTTCTTTTGAGTTTGCCTCATGCGCGGCCGAGGCTATTGCGGAAGCGGGACTTCAAGTGCTGCTCTGCGACAGGTCCTGTCCCACTCCGGCCGTTTCTTTCCATGTCGTGCTCAATAAGGCTGCCGCAGGCGTCATGATAACGGCCAGCCATAATCCCCCGCAGTGGAACGGCTTTAAGATAAAAGAGCCTTACGGGGGCTCGGCCCGGCCGGATACGACAAAAAAAGTGGAATCCCTGCTTGGTTCTGATCCTTCAGGAAGTAAAGAAACCGGCAAAATATCAACTTTTGATCCGCGTCCGGATTATCTAAAAAAAGTCCGGTCCTTTGTTGACCTTGAACTGATCGCTTCGTCAGGCATCAAATTGATCTGCGATCCCATGCACGGCAGCGGAAGCGGATATCTTAAGGCGGCGCTCGATGGCTCCGCCGAAGTTATAGAGCTTAACTCCGGAATTGACCCTACATTCGGCGGCATAAATCCCGAGCCCATAGAAAAAAACCTTCCTCTCCTTAGAAAGACCTGCAGGCAGACAAGGCTGTCGGGAATAGCTCTTGACGGTGATGCCGACCGCCTGGCGGCCTGCGGCTCGGGAGGCGCCTTTATAAATACCCATCAGGTCTATGCACTTCTGCTTTACCATCTGGTCGAGAACAAAAAGCTGAGCGGCAGTATCGTTAAGACCTTTAATCTAAGCCGCCTAATAGACCGAATGGCAGACAGGTACGGCCTTAAGGTCTTTGAGACTCCGATCGGCTTTAAATATATTGCGGACCTCATGATGAAAGAGGATATCCTGATGGGAGGCGAAGAAAGCGGCGGCATGGGCATAAAGGGCCATCTTCCCGAAAGGGACGGCGTTTTGGCCGCTATGCTGCTGACGGAGCTGATGGCAGTAAAAAAGAAGCCGCTGGACCGCATCCTTGACGATATTTCCAAAGAATTCGGACTGTTCTTCTATGACAGGCTTGATCTGCATCTTGAAGAAGAAAAAAAACAGAGGCTCGTAGGGCTTCTGGAAAAATCCCCTCCGGCAGAGCTGGCCGGTTCAAAGATCAAAGAGGTTCAGCGGCTTGACGGGACCAAATTTATTTTTGGAGACGGCTCCTGGATACTCTTTAGGGCTTCGGGTACCGAGCCGCTCCTGCGCATATACTCCGAGGCTGATGCTGTTCAAAAAGTGGCAGGGCTTATAGAGGCAGCAAGATCATTTTGCCTCAACGGTTGA